The following coding sequences lie in one Amycolatopsis cihanbeyliensis genomic window:
- a CDS encoding carbohydrate ABC transporter permease: MTLRRQAGSSIRTRLHRFDLKGSPYLYITPFFVLFGVFGLLPLAYTALLSTTAWSPRRPGSEDSSVGLGNYGDLLGDENFHNALINTFGIGLLSTVPQLLLALGIAHLLNYRLRGRLFFRMGVLVPYITSVAAVALIFNQIFARDFGLLNWLLQPFTGGTPIDWRASTLASWVAVSVMVTWHWTGYNALIYLAAMQTIPYELYESAAIDGASRWRQFWHITVPSLRPTIIFTVIVSTIGALQLFAEPFLFDTTRNNNGGSERQFQTVVLYLYQQFWSNGQYGYGAAIAWTLFLITVVIALINFLLVRRIRSTE; the protein is encoded by the coding sequence ATGACCCTTCGGCGGCAGGCCGGCTCCTCGATCCGAACCCGGCTGCACCGGTTCGATCTGAAAGGCTCGCCGTACCTCTACATCACGCCGTTCTTCGTACTGTTCGGGGTGTTCGGCCTGCTGCCGCTGGCCTACACGGCGCTGCTGTCCACCACCGCGTGGAGCCCGCGCCGCCCTGGCAGCGAGGACTCCTCGGTGGGTCTCGGCAACTACGGGGACCTGCTCGGCGACGAGAACTTCCACAACGCGCTGATCAACACCTTCGGCATCGGCCTGCTGTCCACCGTGCCGCAGCTACTGCTGGCGCTGGGCATCGCGCACCTGCTGAACTACCGGCTGCGCGGGCGGTTGTTCTTCCGGATGGGTGTGCTGGTTCCCTACATCACCTCGGTGGCGGCCGTGGCGCTGATCTTCAACCAGATCTTCGCCCGCGACTTCGGCCTGCTGAACTGGCTGCTCCAGCCGTTCACCGGGGGCACACCGATCGACTGGCGGGCCAGCACGCTGGCCTCCTGGGTCGCGGTCTCGGTCATGGTGACCTGGCACTGGACCGGCTACAACGCGCTGATCTACCTGGCGGCCATGCAGACGATCCCGTACGAGCTGTACGAGTCGGCCGCGATCGACGGCGCCAGCCGCTGGCGGCAGTTCTGGCACATCACCGTCCCGAGCCTGCGCCCGACGATCATCTTCACCGTGATCGTCTCCACGATCGGGGCGCTGCAACTGTTCGCCGAACCGTTCCTTTTCGACACCACCCGGAACAACAACGGCGGGTCCGAGCGGCAGTTCCAGACCGTGGTGCTGTACCTGTACCAGCAGTTCTGGTCCAACGGGCAGTACGGGTACGGCGCGGCGATCGCCTGGACCCTTTTCCTGATCACCGTGGTGATCGCACTGATCAACTTCCTGCTGGTCCGCCGGATCAGGTCGACGGAGTAG
- a CDS encoding carbohydrate ABC transporter permease has product MTVTESIPQSARGRKADVHRARWPAYAALGAILLLSVFPLYWSIVVSSRDQSAVGRYPPPLVPGGSLWDNLSAAYQQGNFGVALANSTIVAGTITVSVVFTSTLAGFAFAKLRFRGRNALFTVVVATMLVPPQLAIVPLYIMVTQWFGWANDLRGVIVPTLVSAFGVFFMRQYLTSAVPGELLEAGRADGASTFRMYWNIVLPIARPGAAVLGLLTFIMYWNDLFWPLILLNTQNPTVQVAIANTSSGIEVDYSLVLAGTVIATFPMLIVFLLLGRQIIGGIMQGAVKG; this is encoded by the coding sequence ATGACCGTCACCGAGTCCATCCCGCAGTCGGCCCGCGGGCGCAAGGCCGACGTGCACCGTGCCAGGTGGCCCGCCTACGCCGCGCTGGGCGCGATCCTGCTGCTGTCGGTGTTCCCGCTGTACTGGTCCATTGTGGTCTCCTCGCGGGACCAGTCCGCGGTCGGCAGGTACCCGCCGCCGCTGGTACCGGGCGGCAGCCTGTGGGACAACCTCTCGGCCGCTTACCAGCAGGGCAACTTCGGCGTCGCGCTGGCCAACTCGACCATCGTCGCGGGCACGATCACCGTGTCGGTGGTGTTCACCTCGACCCTGGCCGGTTTCGCCTTCGCCAAGCTCCGCTTCCGCGGCCGGAACGCGTTGTTCACCGTGGTGGTGGCGACCATGCTGGTGCCACCACAGCTCGCGATCGTCCCGCTGTACATCATGGTCACCCAGTGGTTCGGCTGGGCCAACGACCTGCGCGGGGTCATCGTGCCCACCCTGGTCAGCGCGTTCGGCGTGTTCTTCATGCGCCAGTACCTGACCTCAGCCGTCCCCGGCGAGCTGCTCGAGGCCGGCAGGGCGGACGGCGCGAGCACGTTCCGGATGTACTGGAACATCGTGCTGCCGATCGCCCGGCCGGGTGCGGCGGTACTGGGCCTGCTCACCTTCATCATGTACTGGAACGACCTGTTCTGGCCGCTCATCCTGCTGAACACGCAGAACCCCACGGTGCAGGTCGCCATCGCGAACACCTCGAGCGGTATCGAGGTGGACTACTCACTCGTACTCGCCGGGACGGTGATCGCCACCTTCCCGATGTTGATCGTGTTCCTGCTACTGGGCCGACAGATCATTGGAGGAATCATGCAAGGTGCGGTGAAGGGATGA
- a CDS encoding GH1 family beta-glucosidase, whose translation MTTGTTHERAARLVFPNGFVWGAATAAYQIEGAATADGRGMSIWDTFAHTPGKVAGGDNGDIATDHYHRFRADVALMAELGLEAYRFSVSWPRVRPGGRGPVNEAGLDHYERLVDELLSHDITPVLTLYHWDLPQELEDGGGWAARDTASWFAEYAAVVAARLGDRIPLWTTLNEPWCSAFLGYSSGVHAPGRTDGGLALRAAHHLLLAHGLGTEVLRSALPATARISITLNLCAVTPGSAGEGAQDAVRRIDGLANRLFLDPLLRGHYPADVRQDTAALTDWGFLRPGDERTIAAPIDLLGINYYSPTVVDAGSEPEPEPSAWPGSEHVRFLSKPGPATAMGWTIDAGGLLAVLRRVHREYPSLPLMITENGAAFDDTPSPEGGIADPDRIAYLRDHLAVAHEAIESGVDLRGYFVWSLLDNFEWAYGYSKRFGIVHVDYPSQRRSPKDSARWYREVISTNGIDPRGGLPGEA comes from the coding sequence ATGACCACCGGGACCACTCACGAGCGGGCCGCACGGCTGGTGTTCCCGAACGGTTTCGTCTGGGGCGCCGCCACGGCCGCCTACCAGATCGAGGGAGCGGCGACCGCGGACGGGCGCGGCATGTCCATTTGGGACACTTTCGCGCACACGCCGGGGAAGGTGGCCGGCGGGGACAACGGGGACATCGCCACCGATCACTACCACCGGTTCCGCGCCGATGTCGCGCTGATGGCCGAGCTCGGGCTGGAGGCGTACCGGTTCTCGGTGTCCTGGCCGCGGGTGCGGCCAGGCGGTCGCGGCCCGGTCAACGAGGCCGGCCTGGACCACTACGAGCGACTGGTGGACGAGTTGCTGAGCCACGACATCACCCCGGTGCTCACCCTGTACCACTGGGACCTGCCGCAGGAGCTGGAGGACGGGGGCGGCTGGGCCGCACGGGACACCGCGTCCTGGTTCGCCGAGTACGCGGCCGTCGTGGCGGCCAGGCTCGGTGACCGGATCCCCTTGTGGACGACGCTGAACGAGCCGTGGTGCTCGGCTTTCCTCGGCTATTCCTCCGGGGTGCACGCGCCGGGAAGGACCGACGGCGGGCTGGCCCTGCGGGCCGCGCACCACCTGCTGCTCGCGCACGGCCTCGGCACCGAGGTGCTGCGCTCCGCGCTGCCCGCCACGGCGCGGATCTCGATCACGCTGAACCTGTGCGCGGTGACACCGGGCTCGGCGGGCGAGGGCGCGCAGGACGCGGTGCGCCGGATCGACGGGCTGGCCAACCGGTTGTTCCTCGATCCGCTGCTGCGCGGGCACTACCCCGCCGACGTGCGGCAGGACACCGCCGCGCTCACCGACTGGGGCTTCCTGCGGCCAGGGGACGAGCGGACCATCGCGGCCCCGATCGACCTGCTCGGCATCAACTACTACAGCCCGACCGTGGTGGACGCGGGGTCCGAACCCGAACCGGAGCCCTCGGCGTGGCCGGGTTCGGAACACGTCCGGTTCCTCAGCAAACCGGGGCCGGCCACCGCCATGGGGTGGACCATCGACGCGGGCGGGCTGCTGGCAGTGCTGCGCCGCGTGCACCGCGAGTACCCCAGCCTGCCCCTGATGATCACCGAGAACGGCGCGGCCTTCGACGACACGCCGAGCCCGGAGGGCGGGATCGCGGACCCCGACCGCATCGCCTACCTGCGCGACCATCTCGCCGTGGCACACGAGGCCATCGAGTCCGGGGTCGACCTTCGGGGATACTTCGTATGGTCGTTGCTGGACAACTTCGAGTGGGCCTACGGGTATTCGAAGCGGTTCGGCATCGTCCACGTGGACTACCCGAGCCAGCGGCGCAGCCCGAAGGACAGCGCGCGCTGGTACCGGGAGGTGATCAGCACGAACGGCATCGACCCGCGAGGGGGCCTGCCGGGGGAGGCGTGA
- a CDS encoding LacI family DNA-binding transcriptional regulator, producing MTRGSDDRDRTPNPAEPVVPRVSTQALAEGEAHLTRQQPTLDTVAAEAGVSRATVSRVINGSPRVSPEVKGLVEQAIARVGYVPNRAARSLVMRRTDSVALVIREPDATVLADPYLANIIVATSQALTGTGVQLVLVNARNDDEHARVADYVRSGHVDGVLLASMHGEDPLPGLLLGAGVPTVVGGRPAAPVPGLCYVDVDNPGGAQLATERLLAAGRRRIATIAGPADMTAAADRLTGFRRVLAAAGLPEGTVAYGEFTRESGQAAMAGLLEREPELDGVFAANDLMAIGALRALRAAGRRVPEDVAVVGYDDIEPAQHTEPPLTTVHQPVVEQARIMTELLLTQISGQRGGEPVVLPTRLIQRDSA from the coding sequence ATGACCCGCGGAAGTGACGACCGCGATCGAACTCCGAACCCCGCCGAGCCGGTCGTGCCGCGCGTCTCCACACAAGCACTGGCAGAGGGGGAGGCACATCTGACGCGGCAGCAGCCGACGCTGGACACCGTGGCCGCCGAGGCCGGGGTGTCCCGCGCCACGGTCTCCCGGGTGATCAACGGGTCTCCCCGGGTTTCGCCCGAGGTCAAGGGCCTCGTCGAGCAGGCCATCGCGCGGGTGGGGTACGTGCCCAACCGCGCCGCGCGCAGCCTGGTGATGCGGCGGACCGACTCGGTCGCGCTGGTGATCAGGGAGCCGGATGCGACCGTGCTCGCCGACCCGTACCTGGCGAACATCATCGTCGCCACCAGCCAGGCCCTCACCGGCACCGGCGTGCAGCTCGTGCTGGTGAACGCGCGTAACGACGACGAGCACGCGCGGGTGGCGGACTACGTGCGCAGCGGGCACGTCGACGGGGTGCTGCTGGCGTCCATGCACGGTGAGGACCCGCTGCCCGGGCTGCTGCTCGGCGCCGGCGTACCCACCGTGGTCGGCGGCAGGCCGGCCGCACCGGTACCCGGCCTGTGCTACGTGGACGTGGACAACCCCGGCGGCGCGCAGCTCGCGACCGAGCGGCTGCTCGCCGCGGGTAGGCGGCGCATCGCCACCATCGCGGGGCCGGCGGACATGACCGCGGCCGCCGACCGGCTCACCGGCTTCCGGCGGGTGCTGGCCGCCGCCGGGCTGCCGGAAGGGACGGTCGCCTATGGTGAGTTCACCCGGGAGTCCGGGCAGGCTGCCATGGCCGGACTGCTGGAGCGGGAACCCGAGCTGGACGGGGTGTTCGCGGCCAACGACCTGATGGCGATCGGGGCGCTACGCGCGCTGCGCGCGGCCGGGCGGCGGGTCCCGGAGGATGTGGCCGTGGTCGGCTACGACGACATCGAACCGGCGCAGCACACCGAACCCCCGCTGACCACCGTGCACCAGCCGGTGGTGGAGCAGGCGCGGATCATGACCGAACTGCTGCTCACCCAGATCAGCGGGCAGCGTGGCGGGGAGCCCGTGGTCTTGCCCACGCGACTCATCCAGCGTGACTCGGCGTAG
- a CDS encoding ABC transporter substrate-binding protein, with translation MPHPRPTLATLLLLGVLALAGCADREEPAGTEGDDSGAFPVEVQAEGAPAVTLETRPERIVSLSPVATETLYAVGAGAQVVAVDAVSNHPEQAPTTELSGLNPDPEAILAHQPDLVVVNADLENKLADALAPTGTKTLVLPAAATLDAAYRQFELLGTATGHRAEGEDLARRTREDLAKIVADTPEPEQPLTYYHEVDETFYSVTSTTFIGQVYDRFGLTNIADGDDPNAAGGYPQLSAETILRADPDLIFLADTVCCGQNAETVAQRPGWDTLTAVREGRVVELNDDIASRWSPRVVDFARAVSEAVTTAVAGTSE, from the coding sequence ATGCCGCACCCTCGCCCCACGCTCGCCACGCTGCTCCTGCTCGGCGTCCTCGCCCTGGCCGGTTGCGCCGACCGCGAGGAGCCCGCCGGTACCGAGGGTGACGACTCCGGGGCCTTCCCGGTGGAGGTGCAGGCGGAGGGAGCCCCCGCGGTCACCCTGGAGACCCGGCCGGAGCGGATCGTGTCGCTGTCCCCGGTCGCCACCGAGACGCTGTACGCGGTGGGAGCCGGTGCGCAGGTGGTGGCGGTCGACGCGGTCTCGAACCACCCCGAGCAGGCACCGACCACGGAGCTGTCCGGGTTGAACCCCGACCCGGAGGCCATCCTCGCGCACCAACCCGATCTGGTCGTGGTCAACGCCGACCTGGAGAACAAGCTGGCCGACGCGCTGGCCCCGACCGGAACGAAGACGCTGGTGCTGCCGGCCGCGGCCACCCTGGACGCCGCGTACCGGCAGTTCGAGCTGCTCGGCACGGCCACCGGGCACCGGGCCGAGGGCGAGGACCTGGCGCGCCGGACCCGGGAGGACCTGGCCAAGATCGTCGCGGACACGCCGGAACCCGAGCAGCCGCTCACCTACTACCACGAGGTGGACGAGACCTTCTACAGCGTGACCTCGACCACCTTCATCGGGCAGGTGTACGACCGGTTCGGGCTGACCAACATCGCCGACGGCGACGACCCGAACGCCGCGGGCGGGTACCCGCAGCTTTCCGCCGAGACGATCCTGCGGGCGGACCCGGACCTGATCTTCCTGGCCGACACCGTGTGCTGCGGGCAGAACGCCGAGACCGTCGCGCAGCGGCCCGGCTGGGACACGCTGACCGCCGTACGGGAGGGCCGGGTGGTGGAGCTGAATGACGACATCGCCTCCCGGTGGAGCCCGCGGGTCGTCGACTTCGCCCGTGCCGTGTCCGAGGCGGTGACCACCGCGGTGGCCGGGACGAGCGAGTAG
- a CDS encoding iron ABC transporter permease, with protein sequence MLATVLVGASDLGWRRVLAEIAAQLTGGTSPLSEREAAIVWQLRVPRVLLAGLVGAALASSGAAFQGVFRNPLADPYLLGAAAGAGMAATIVVVLAPATTDWIVGPLPIAAFAGALLGVGLSWLLGRSSGGTGTATLLLAGVAVAAFLTAVQTFVQQLNTETIRQVYTWMLGGLNVSGWREVLLALPYVATAAVVLCLCARLLDVLTLGDAEASSLGVRPGRVRLLLLAAASLATAAAVAVSGLIGFVGIVVPHLVRLLAGASYRVIVPLSLIGGAVFLIVADHIASTVLPGELPLGVVTAFAGAPFFLLILRTTRTRMP encoded by the coding sequence ATGCTGGCGACCGTGCTGGTGGGCGCGAGCGACCTCGGCTGGCGGCGGGTACTCGCCGAGATCGCGGCCCAGCTGACCGGCGGCACCTCCCCGCTTTCCGAGCGGGAGGCGGCGATCGTCTGGCAGCTCCGGGTGCCGAGGGTGCTGCTGGCCGGCCTGGTCGGGGCGGCGCTGGCCAGTTCCGGGGCGGCGTTCCAGGGCGTCTTCCGCAACCCGCTCGCCGATCCGTACCTGCTCGGTGCCGCCGCGGGGGCCGGGATGGCGGCCACCATCGTGGTGGTCCTCGCGCCCGCCACCACCGACTGGATCGTCGGGCCGCTGCCGATCGCCGCGTTCGCCGGTGCGTTGCTCGGCGTGGGGCTGAGCTGGCTGCTCGGCCGGTCCTCCGGCGGTACCGGCACCGCGACGCTGCTACTGGCCGGGGTGGCGGTCGCCGCGTTTCTCACCGCCGTGCAGACCTTCGTGCAGCAGCTCAACACCGAGACGATCCGGCAGGTGTACACCTGGATGCTCGGCGGGCTGAACGTCAGCGGCTGGCGGGAGGTACTGCTGGCGCTGCCGTACGTGGCGACCGCGGCCGTGGTGCTCTGCCTGTGCGCCCGCCTGCTGGACGTGCTGACCCTCGGGGACGCGGAGGCGTCCTCGCTCGGCGTCCGGCCCGGCCGGGTACGGCTGCTGCTGCTCGCGGCGGCCTCGCTGGCCACCGCCGCCGCGGTGGCGGTGAGCGGGCTGATCGGCTTCGTCGGCATCGTGGTGCCGCACCTGGTGCGGCTGCTGGCGGGCGCGAGCTACCGGGTGATCGTGCCACTGTCCCTGATCGGTGGCGCGGTCTTCCTGATCGTGGCCGATCACATCGCGAGCACCGTGCTGCCCGGCGAGCTGCCGCTGGGCGTGGTCACGGCCTTCGCCGGCGCCCCCTTCTTCCTGCTCATCCTGCGCACCACGAGGACCCGCATGCCATGA
- a CDS encoding ABC transporter ATP-binding protein, giving the protein MNATVSALRLRGVGAGYEGRRVVHDVSAEVAQGGWLAIVGPNGSGKSTLLKAVAGLVAAAGTIELHGTPGSSMSRREKAREVGYAPQDPALPEGLTVTDYVLLGRTPHLGTLARESSRDLSIVEEVLSRLDLDGLAGRSLGTLSGGERQRAVLARVLAQRTRLLLLDEPTTGLDVGHAQALLELVDRLRREDGITVVSTLHDLTFAAQYANQVLLLDGGEVVAAGPASEVVTAERLARHYDATVEVLTSTHGNLVVAPTRPPPR; this is encoded by the coding sequence ATGAACGCCACAGTCAGCGCGCTCCGGCTGCGCGGGGTCGGTGCGGGGTACGAGGGTCGGCGGGTGGTGCACGACGTCTCGGCGGAGGTGGCCCAGGGCGGCTGGCTGGCGATCGTCGGGCCGAACGGGTCGGGCAAGTCGACCCTGCTCAAGGCGGTGGCCGGGCTGGTCGCGGCCGCGGGCACCATCGAGCTGCATGGCACGCCGGGGAGCTCGATGTCCCGCAGGGAGAAGGCCCGCGAGGTGGGCTACGCGCCGCAGGATCCCGCACTACCGGAAGGGCTCACCGTCACCGACTACGTCCTGCTCGGCCGCACCCCGCACCTGGGCACCCTCGCGCGGGAAAGCTCCCGCGATCTGTCCATTGTGGAGGAAGTGCTGTCGAGGCTGGACCTGGACGGCCTGGCGGGCAGGTCGTTGGGCACGCTGTCCGGTGGCGAGCGGCAGCGGGCGGTACTGGCCAGGGTGCTCGCGCAGCGCACCAGGCTGCTGCTGCTCGACGAACCGACCACCGGGCTGGACGTCGGGCACGCGCAGGCGCTGCTCGAGCTGGTCGACCGGCTCCGTCGCGAGGACGGCATCACCGTGGTCTCCACCCTGCACGACCTCACCTTCGCCGCGCAGTACGCGAACCAGGTGCTGCTGCTGGACGGTGGCGAGGTCGTCGCGGCGGGTCCCGCGTCCGAGGTGGTCACCGCCGAGCGGCTCGCCCGGCACTACGACGCCACCGTCGAGGTCCTCACCTCGACCCACGGCAACCTGGTCGTCGCCCCCACCCGTCCCCCGCCGCGGTGA
- the lgt gene encoding prolipoprotein diacylglyceryl transferase — protein MHSATAAFLANIPSPDRGVWQLGPIPIRAYALCIIAGIVIAIWWGERRWMQRGGTKGAIIDIAVFAVPFGLIGGRLYHVITDYQLYFGEGRNPLDALKIWDGGLGIWGAIALGGVGAWIACRRKGIPLPAVADAVAPGIVVAQAVGRLGNYFNQELYGRETDVPWGLEIYPRVDPSTGLSDPIGGVALDTVEKVVHPTFLYELLWNLGVALLVVWADRRFRLGHGRAFALYVAGYTAGRFWIELMRADTANHILGLRVNVWASILVFAGAVLYIVLAAKRGPREAPETLRDRGTEDDGGGTAAQPDPDDTAGETPEATEAGKAEEADPSPDSGETPSTEERKVEPGQ, from the coding sequence GTGCATTCCGCGACCGCAGCCTTCCTCGCCAACATCCCGAGCCCCGACCGCGGGGTGTGGCAACTGGGGCCGATCCCGATCCGCGCCTACGCGCTGTGCATCATCGCCGGTATCGTCATCGCGATCTGGTGGGGTGAGCGCCGCTGGATGCAGCGTGGCGGCACCAAGGGCGCCATCATCGACATCGCCGTGTTCGCCGTGCCGTTCGGGCTCATCGGTGGCCGCCTGTACCACGTCATCACCGACTACCAGCTCTACTTCGGCGAGGGCAGGAACCCGCTCGACGCACTGAAGATCTGGGACGGCGGGCTCGGTATCTGGGGTGCGATCGCGCTCGGTGGGGTCGGTGCGTGGATCGCCTGCCGCCGGAAGGGAATCCCGCTGCCCGCCGTGGCCGACGCGGTCGCCCCCGGCATCGTGGTCGCGCAGGCCGTGGGCAGGCTGGGCAACTACTTCAACCAGGAACTCTACGGCCGGGAGACCGATGTCCCGTGGGGCCTGGAGATCTACCCGCGGGTGGACCCGTCGACCGGGCTGAGCGACCCGATCGGCGGCGTGGCGCTGGATACCGTGGAGAAGGTCGTGCACCCCACCTTCCTCTACGAGTTGCTGTGGAACCTCGGCGTCGCCCTGCTGGTGGTGTGGGCCGACCGCCGGTTCCGGCTCGGGCACGGCCGGGCGTTCGCGCTGTACGTGGCGGGCTACACCGCCGGCCGGTTCTGGATCGAGCTGATGCGCGCCGACACCGCCAACCACATTCTCGGGCTGCGGGTGAACGTCTGGGCCTCGATCCTGGTGTTCGCCGGCGCGGTGCTCTACATCGTGCTCGCCGCGAAGCGTGGGCCCAGGGAGGCCCCGGAGACCCTGCGGGACCGTGGCACCGAGGACGACGGCGGCGGCACCGCGGCCCAGCCGGATCCCGACGACACCGCCGGGGAGACCCCCGAAGCCACGGAAGCCGGGAAGGCCGAGGAAGCCGACCCGTCCCCGGACTCCGGCGAGACCCCCTCCACCGAGGAACGCAAGGTCGAACCCGGCCAGTAA
- the trpA gene encoding tryptophan synthase subunit alpha, producing the protein MSGLDDLFKQTRAENRGALVGYLPAGYPTVEGSKDLLAAMVDGGADLVEVGVPYSDPVMDGPTIQAAADAALTAGFRLKHLFEVVESVSAHGGRAVVMTYWNPVRRYGVDAFARDLAAAGGLGMITPDLTPDEAGDWLAASTTHGLDRIFLLAPSSSEERIAYTVESCSGFVYATAVMGVTGARDSVGTQAAELVRRARSHTELPIGVGLGVRSGEQAAEVAGFADAVIVGSALVTKAAEGAEAVRTLSAELADGVRTR; encoded by the coding sequence GTGAGCGGGCTGGACGACCTGTTCAAGCAGACTCGCGCGGAGAACCGGGGCGCGCTGGTGGGGTACCTACCCGCCGGATACCCGACCGTCGAGGGCTCCAAGGACCTGCTCGCCGCGATGGTCGACGGCGGGGCCGACCTGGTCGAGGTCGGGGTGCCCTACTCGGACCCGGTGATGGACGGTCCGACCATCCAGGCGGCGGCCGATGCCGCGCTCACCGCGGGTTTCCGGCTGAAGCACCTGTTCGAGGTGGTGGAGTCGGTGTCCGCCCACGGGGGCCGCGCCGTGGTGATGACCTACTGGAATCCGGTGCGCCGCTACGGGGTGGACGCGTTCGCCCGTGATCTGGCCGCGGCCGGTGGCCTCGGCATGATCACCCCGGACCTCACCCCGGACGAGGCGGGGGACTGGCTGGCGGCGTCCACCACGCACGGGCTGGACCGGATCTTCCTGCTCGCTCCCTCCTCCTCGGAGGAGCGGATCGCCTACACCGTGGAGTCCTGCTCGGGCTTCGTCTACGCCACGGCGGTCATGGGGGTCACCGGTGCCAGGGACAGCGTCGGCACGCAGGCGGCCGAGCTGGTGCGTCGCGCGCGGTCTCATACCGAGCTGCCGATCGGCGTCGGCCTCGGCGTCCGTTCGGGCGAGCAGGCCGCCGAGGTCGCCGGCTTCGCCGACGCGGTGATCGTGGGTTCGGCCCTGGTCACCAAGGCCGCCGAGGGCGCGGAGGCCGTGCGTACCCTTTCCGCCGAGCTCGCCGACGGCGTCCGCACCCGCTGA
- the trpB gene encoding tryptophan synthase subunit beta: MSEAEPVSEDTPDTATPHGEHDPDERGHFGPYGGRFMPEALIGALDELAAEYDKARIDPEFTAEFARLLSGYAGRPSLLTEAPRFAEHAGGARVFLKREDLNHTGSHKINNVLGQALLTKRMGKKRVIAETGAGQHGVATATACALLDLDCVVYMGEVDTERQALNVARMRLLGAEVVPVNTGSRTLKDAINEALRDWVTNVDTTHYLLGTAAGAHPFPVMVRNFHKVIGEEARRQILELTGRLPDAVTACVGGGSNAIGIFHGFIDDPGVRLIGLEPGGKGVDSGEHGATLTEGTPGTLHGALSYLLQDEDGQTIEAYSISAGLDYPGVGPEHSWLKDTGRAEYRAVTDAEAMDAFQLLSRTEGIIPAIESAHALAGALKLGRELGPGAHILVSLSGRGDKDVDTAARYFGLVDEEKL, encoded by the coding sequence ATGTCCGAGGCCGAGCCGGTGAGCGAGGACACGCCCGACACGGCGACACCGCACGGCGAGCACGATCCGGACGAGCGCGGCCACTTCGGGCCGTACGGCGGACGGTTCATGCCGGAGGCGCTGATCGGCGCGCTGGACGAACTGGCGGCGGAGTACGACAAGGCACGGATCGACCCGGAGTTCACCGCGGAGTTCGCCCGCCTGCTCTCCGGGTACGCGGGCAGGCCCTCGCTGCTCACCGAGGCACCGCGGTTCGCCGAGCACGCCGGTGGAGCGCGGGTCTTCCTCAAGCGGGAGGATCTCAACCACACCGGATCCCACAAGATCAACAATGTGCTGGGTCAGGCGCTGCTCACCAAGCGCATGGGCAAGAAGCGGGTCATCGCCGAGACCGGTGCCGGGCAGCACGGGGTGGCGACCGCCACCGCCTGCGCCCTGCTCGACCTGGACTGCGTGGTCTACATGGGCGAGGTGGACACCGAGCGGCAGGCGTTGAACGTCGCCAGGATGCGGTTGCTCGGTGCGGAGGTCGTGCCGGTGAACACCGGGTCACGCACGCTCAAGGACGCGATCAACGAGGCGCTGCGGGACTGGGTGACCAATGTGGACACCACGCACTACCTGCTGGGCACCGCGGCGGGCGCGCACCCGTTCCCGGTGATGGTGCGCAACTTCCACAAGGTGATCGGCGAGGAGGCGCGCAGGCAGATCCTGGAGCTCACCGGCAGGCTGCCGGACGCCGTGACGGCCTGCGTCGGGGGCGGCTCCAACGCGATCGGCATCTTCCACGGCTTCATCGACGACCCCGGTGTCCGGCTGATCGGGCTCGAACCCGGCGGCAAGGGCGTGGACAGTGGTGAGCACGGCGCCACGCTGACCGAGGGGACGCCGGGCACCCTGCACGGCGCGCTGTCCTACCTGCTGCAGGACGAGGACGGGCAGACGATCGAGGCGTACTCGATCTCCGCCGGGCTGGACTACCCCGGCGTGGGGCCGGAGCACTCCTGGCTGAAGGACACCGGTCGCGCCGAGTACCGCGCGGTCACCGATGCCGAGGCGATGGATGCGTTCCAGCTGCTGTCCCGCACCGAGGGGATCATCCCGGCGATCGAGTCGGCGCACGCCCTCGCCGGTGCCCTGAAGCTGGGCCGGGAACTCGGTCCCGGCGCGCACATCCTGGTCAGCCTCTCCGGTCGCGGGGACAAGGACGTGGACACCGCCGCCCGGTACTTCGGTCTCGTGGATGAGGAGAAGTTGTGA